The genomic region GTGAAGTCGGCCGACAACTGAACGTCAAAGACTTTGACCTCGATCGCATCTTCGGAACCGAAGGCGCCAAGATCGTTCACCTGTCCGGCTTGATCGCTGCTCTCTCGGAAGAGACCAGCGAGTTCTGCTTGGAGATCGCTCGTGCGGCCAAGAAACATGGCTCACGAATCTCGTTCGACCTCAACCACCGGGCCTCGTTCTGGAAAGGTCGCGAAGAAAAATTGGCGGCTCAGTTCAAAGAGATCGCCAGCCTGTCCGACATCCTGATCGGCAACGAAGAAGACTTCCAACTGTGCCTCGGGGTCGAAGGCCCCGAAGCCGGCGGCAGTGACATTTCCGCGAAGATCGATGGCTTCAAGGAAATGATCAACCGAGTCAAAAAGGAATACGCCGATACCACTCTGTTTGCGACCACTCTGCGTGAAGTCGAGAGCGCTAACCTGCATCACTGGGGTGCGATCGTTTCGCACGGCACCGAGTTCGCTGTCATTGAGCCTCGCGAAATCGGTGTGATCGATCGCATCGGCGGCGGTGACGGATTCGTCGGCGGCTTGCTTTACGGCGTGCTGCAAGGCTGGGATGCAGAGAAGAGCTCGCAGTTCGGCTGGGCAACCGGTGCTTTGACCGCAACGCTCTACACCGACTACGGCCAACCCGCCGACGAAGACCAAGTCTGGAGCATCTGGAAGGGCAACGCCCGCGTCCAACGCTGAGTGGCGTTGGGGTCCCCGCCTCAAGCTAACAA from Rhodopirellula bahusiensis harbors:
- a CDS encoding sugar kinase, which translates into the protein MIELRSDAKYAMVIPTSMGIRLTPVDHQPFHCSDTFKMQATSAESNVGSISSFLGLPVKILTAFVKDSPVARFIKDDLAGRHMDYEGPEFVQDNPWGVRHQINMADSGWGSRGPRVQNDRAGEVGRQLNVKDFDLDRIFGTEGAKIVHLSGLIAALSEETSEFCLEIARAAKKHGSRISFDLNHRASFWKGREEKLAAQFKEIASLSDILIGNEEDFQLCLGVEGPEAGGSDISAKIDGFKEMINRVKKEYADTTLFATTLREVESANLHHWGAIVSHGTEFAVIEPREIGVIDRIGGGDGFVGGLLYGVLQGWDAEKSSQFGWATGALTATLYTDYGQPADEDQVWSIWKGNARVQR